A genomic stretch from Pochonia chlamydosporia 170 chromosome 4, whole genome shotgun sequence includes:
- a CDS encoding aconitate hydratase, mitochondrial precursor (similar to Aspergillus terreus NIH2624 XP_001212115.1), whose amino-acid sequence MSAGMDQVANPSTVHCDHLIEAQVGGEKDLARAISINKEVYDFLSTACAKYNIGFWRPGSGIIHQILLENYAFPGGLLIGTDSHTPNGGGLGMAAIGVGGADAVDVMANLPWELKAPKVIGVKLTGQMSGWTSPKGEPISLFILSAYTTFYVIVSVTRIFCMRLHNAIYVVNYSAFACILGPLVYFIMQLDIGTNCFLRYYSAGSRYIDCQGWHRRHCRVPWTRSRQYQLYWHGLDLQHGKVSEIGATTSVFTFNDRMYDYLAATKRKDIGDFARAYSVELRPDQGAEYDQLIELNLSELEPYINGPFTPDLGTPISKFSQAVKENGWPEELKVGLIGSCTNSSYEDMSRAASIARDALDHGLKAKAAFTVTPGSEQIRATIERDGQLQTFEEFGGMVLANACGPCIGQWDRQDVKKGEANSILSSYNRNFTGRNDGNPATHSFVTSPDLVVALTIAGSMHFNPLTDKLKDKDGNEFLLKPPTGDSLPARGFDPGNDTYQAPPKDRASVNVQVAPTSDRLQVLQPFQPWDGKDAKDIPILIKAKGKTTTDHISMAGPWLKYRGHLDNISNNMLIGAINEANDEANKIKNFTTGEWDAVPAVARDYKKKGIKWVVIGDWNYGEGSSREHAALEPRHLGGLAIITRSFARIHETNLKKQGMLPLTFAEPADYDKIKPDDKVSEHRDSLFRSPKASFEYYMG is encoded by the exons ATGTCTGCTGGCATGGACCAGGTTGCCAACCCATCGACAGTGCACTGTGATCATTTGATTGAAGCTCAAGTTGGAGGTGAGAAGGATCTTGCTCGTGCTATTAGCATCAACAAGGAGGTTTATGATTTCCTGTCCACCGCCTGTGCCAAGTATAATATTGGCTTTTGGCGGCCTGGATCCGGCATCATTCACCAGATCCTCCTCGAAAACTATGCCTTCCCTGGTGGTTTGCTTATTGGAACCGACTCGCACACTCCAAATGGCGGCGGTCTTGGCATGGCAgccattggtgttggtggcgctGATGCCGTCGATGTCATGGCGAACTTGCCATGGGAGTTGAAGGCTCCCAAGGTTATTGGCGTCAAGCTGACTGgccaaatgtctggttggacgTCTCCCAAAGGTGAGCCAATATCCCTATTCATCCTAAGTGCATATACAACATTCTATGTTATCGTATCCGTAACAAGGATTTTTTGCATGCGATTGCATAATGCTATATACGTGGTTAATTATTCAGCATTTGCGTGTATCCTGGGCCCCCTTGTATATTTTATAATGCAACTTGACATAGGCACTAACTGTTTCTTAAGATATTATTCTGCGGGTAGCCGATATATTGACTGTCAAGGGTGGCACCGGCGCCATTGTCGAGTACCATGGACCCGGAGTCGACAATATCAGCTGTACTGGCATGGCCTCGATTTGCAACATGGGAAAGTCT CCGAAATTGGAGCCACTACATCTGTCTTCACCTTCAACGACCGAATGTACGACTACCTGGCAGCGACCAAACGTAAAGATATTGGAGATTTTGCCCGCGCCTACTCTGTAGAGCTTCGCCCCGATCAAGGCGCTGAGTACGACCAGCTCATTGAGCTTAACTTGTCAGAGCTGGAACCTTATATCAACGGACCTTTCACTCCTGACCTCGGCACTCCCATTTCGAAATTTAGCCAAGCTGTGAAGGAGAACGGTTGGCCCGAGGAGCTGAAGGTTGGTCTCATCGGCTCTTGCACGAATTCATCCTATGAGGACATGTCCCGGGCAGCATCAATTGCTCGGGACGCTCTTGACCATGGCctgaaggccaaggctgcttTTACCGTCACTCCGGGATCCGAGCAGATTCGAGCAACCATTGAGCGAGATGGACAGCTCCAGACCTttgaggagtttggcggTATGGTTCTGGCTAACGCCTGTGGCCCTTGCATCGGCCAGTGGGATCGCCAGGACGTGAAGAAGGGCGAGGCCAACTCCATTCTCTCCTCATACAACAGAAACTTCACTGGTAGAAATGATGGCAACCCCGCCACCCATTCTTTTGTTACCTCCCCCGACCTTGTGGTTGCTCTGACCATTGCGGGTAGCATGCATTTCAACCCTCTAACAGACAagctcaaagacaaggaCGGCAATGAGTTCCTCTTGAAGCCCCCTACTGGCGACAGTCTTCCCGCTCGAGGCTTTGACCCCGGAAACGATACTTATCAGGCCCCTCCGAAGGATCGTGCCAGCGTCAATGTCCAGGTAGCCCCGACCTCGGACCGCCTCCAGGTCCTTCAGCCATTCCAGCCTTGGGATGGAAAGGATGCCAAGGACATCCCTATTCTTATcaaagccaagggcaagaccACTACAGACCATATCTCCATGGCAGGCCCATGGCTAAAGTACCGTGGTCACCTTGACAACATCTCTAACAATATGCTCATCGGTGCCATCAATGAGGCTAATGACGAAgccaacaagatcaagaacTTCACGACTGGGGAGTGGGATGCTGTTCCTGCCGTTGCACGTGACTATAAGAAGAAGGGTATCAAGTGGGTGGTCATTGGTGACTGGAATTACGGAGAAGGTAGCTCCCGTGAACATGCCGCCTTAGAGCCTCGCCACCTGGGTGGCTTAGCCATTATTACACGAAGTTTTGCTCGTATTCACGAAACCAACCTCAAAAAGCAAGGAATGCTCCCGCTCACTTTTGCCGAACCTGCTGATTATGACAAGATCAAGCCTGATGACAAGGTAAGTGAACACCGAGACAGTCTGTTTCGATCTCCTAAGGCGTCTTTCGAATATTACATGGGCTAG
- a CDS encoding glycoside hydrolase, superfamily (similar to Metarhizium robertsii ARSEF 23 XP_007820737.2), translating into MPLAMLLTWSIFLVSLAAAQPAKKHHTRALASGERDVIVYDPSVSSATRVREVIVWVNDAGEPLTTATENVLLLPTSLAPDATSNASTNTEMTPCPTQTLTVAGYDSPSSAGQRQNITRPVSQQAIDPVITGIPQSHETGKPVNGSGGPPSTSELFGVSYAPYRADHSCKSQQDINNDFSQLKQSYSLVRVYGTDCDQVPMVYSAAKAHGMQLFLGIWDPHYVEDEANKIISGIDGDWDVVHTVSVGNELVNNGEAAPQEIIHSMTKARSILRAAGFQGPVVAVDTFTAVLANPELCKASDYCAINAHAFFDSTIAAHQSGMWLENTISRVQSAISGNKKVVVTETGWPTKGVANGLAVPSLENQKVALDAIREKFADNPGDVILFSAFNDLWKKKEMTTFNSDQFWGINGAVSSCDQ; encoded by the exons ATGCCGCTAGCAATGTTGCTTACATGGAGCATTTTCTTGGTCTCTTTAGCTGCTGCTCAGCCTGCTA AGAAACATCACACTCGTGCGCTGGCTTCTGGTGAGCGCGATGTTATTGTCTACGACCCATCAGTCTCTTCTGCCACTCGAGTGCGGGAGGTCATTGTTTGGGTGAATGACGCTGGTGAGCCTCTAACTACGGCCACGGAGAACGTTTTGCTTTTGCCCACAAGTTTGGCGCCGGACGCTACCTCTAATGCATCTACCAATACCGAAATGACTCCTTGCCCTACGCAGACTTTGACTGTGGCGGGTTATGATAGCCCCTCATCGGCTGGTCAGAGACAGAATATCACTCGTCCTGTTTCACAGCAGGCAATAGATCCCGTCATCACGGGTATCCCGCAGAGTCATGAAACTGGAAAGCCGGTAAATGGATCTGGAGGACCTCCTTCAACCTCAGAGTTATTCGGCGTTTCATACGCGCCGTATCGGGCTGATCACAGCTGTAAGTCTCAGCAGGATATCAACAACGACTTCAGCCAGCTCAAACAATCCTATTCCCTTGTACGAGTCTATGGCACGGACTGTGATCAGGTACCGATGGTGTATTCCGCGGCCAAGGCACATGGAATGCAGCTCTTCTTGGGCATTTGGGATCCTCACTATGTTGAAGACGAGGCCAACAAGATTATCTCTGGGATTGACGGGGACTGGGATGTGGTACATACCGTCAGCGTTGGAAACGAGTTGGTCAACAATGGCGAGGCAGCTCCTCAGGAAATCATTCATTCAATGACCAAGGCACGATCTATCCTTCGCGCAGCAGGCTTCCAAGGTCCCGTTGTAGCTGTTGACACTTTCACAGCGGTTTTAGCCAACCCAGAGTTGTGTAAAGCATCAGACTATTGTGCTATCAATGCACATGCCTTTTTCGACAGCACGATTGCTGCCCACCAATCCGGGATGTGGTTGGAAAACACTATTTCCAGAGTTCAGTCCGCTATCTCTGGAAACAAAAAGGTCGTCGTCACTGAAACTGGCTGGCCAACGAAGGGTGTTGCGAATGGGCTGGCGGTTCCCAGCTTAGAGAACCAGAAAGTGGCTTTGGATGCCATTAGAGAAAAATTCGCCGATAATCCAGGAGACGTGATTCTATTCTCTGCATTCAACGACCTGtggaaaaagaaggagatgaCCACTTTCAATTCTGACCAGTTTTGGGGTATCAACGGCGCAGTTTCTTCATGTGATCAATAG
- a CDS encoding cell wall glucanase (Scw4) (similar to Metarhizium acridum CQMa 102 XP_007808022.1) yields the protein MNLSTTLTRSLPVESATLVWFETTSSALRGEISKLEISLTVDNCHRNLLETPYQASEESGTRHQMPDLNPKLGDFQKVYSARSSSVTEPPGQSHSHLLLHTAESESAISDHKGSAPVSCKSGVAKLGDFRRLQIPCQNAIYTPKNGISQLGSQHRTTQLSPGPYGGGVGDHSLRCQIKDDDITFALPQRTQSSFPVSHDEQGPLSAAHEGDQHVSEAAATIHKDRSHNGLQLQQGLNDTSEANFEPHPQKSLEQNRELIHSNPLGEEAESFRSPVLSESVKNTPTPNVAKILSYKLGKKDLTPVLGAKLSLDQQHRSLLLRLVPLRAGDARLAMQDDKVARNGVHVFLDMSNINISFHNALRAKFSIHEHARFVPLPQLNLQFLTEILVRGRKVVALNAGCSVPPYRQEPRYVHDLQELGYRVDLRERTRAAEHARSGFRGDKAVEPSSSDEIASSSRAVRYIEELVDETLQTRIAESVMEFFEDQGTLVIATGDAQPAKYSDGFFVYAERALRMGWNVEVVSWKISLSSHWNKPGWAEHWGGRFRVVELDDYIDLLLV from the coding sequence ATGAACCTTTCCACAACCTTAACAAGAAGCCTACCGGTGGAATCGGCGACTCTAGTTTGGTTCGAGACGACGAGCAGCGCCCTCCGCGGTGAAATCAGCAAACTGGAGATAAGCCTTACTGTCGACAACTGTCATCGAAATCTTCTCGAAACGCCTTACCAAGCTAGCGAGGAGAGCGGTACGAGACACCAGATGCCTGACTTGAATCCAAAGTTGGGCGACTTCCAAAAGGTATACAGCGCCAGATCGTCCAGCGTGACAGAACCACCGGGTCAGTCTCATTCGCACTTGCTGTTACATACAGCCGAATCAGAGTCTGCAATTAGTGACCATAAAGGCTCAGCACCAGTGTCATGCAAAAGCGGAGTGGCGAAGCTTGGAGACTTTCGACGCCTCCAAATTCCCTGTCAAAATGCGATTTATACGCCTAAGAATGGAATATCTCAACTTGGGTCACAGCATAGGACAACTCAACTTAGCCCTGGACCGTACGGCGGGGGAGTTGGCGATCATTCCCTGAGGTGCCAAATCAAAGATGATGATATAACGTTTGCGTTGCCCCAACGTACTCAGAGCTCTTTTCCTGTCTCTCACGATGAGCAAGGGCCATTGTCGGCCGCCCACGAAGGAGACCAACATGTATCTGAAGCCGCCGCCACAATACATAAGGACCGGTCACATAATGGCCTCCAGCTACAACAGGGCCTCAATGATACCTCTGAGGCTAATTTTGAGCCACACCCACAAAAATCTTTGGAGCAAAATCGGGAGCTGATTCACAGTAACCCCCTCggcgaagaagctgagaGTTTCCGGTCGCCAGTCCTCTCAGAGTCCGTGAAAAATACACCAACGCCGAACGTCGCCAAGATTCTGTCGTACAAACTGGGTAAGAAAGATCTCACTCCTGTACTGGGTGCGAAGCTTAGTCTTGACCAGCAACATCGCTcattgctgttgaggctAGTGCCGCTCAGAGCTGGAGACGCCAGATTGGCAATGCAGGATGACAAAGTAGCGAGAAATGGAGTACATGTCTTTCTAGACATGtcaaacatcaacatcagctTTCACAATGCCCTAAGGGCGAAGTTCTCCATCCACGAACACGCCCGTTTCGTGCCACTTCCACAGCTAAATTTACAGTTTCTCACGGAGATCCTTGTTCGCGGTCGAAAGGTTGTGGCTTTGAATGCCGGGTGCTCTGTTCCACCTTATCGCCAGGAGCCTCGATACGTTCACGACCTTCAAGAGTTGGGTTACCGCGTTGATCTTAGAGAGAGAACGCGGGCGGCTGAACATGCGCGATCTGGATTTAGAGGGGACAAAGCTGTAGAACCTTCCTCGTCGGATGAAATCGCATCCTCTTCTCGTGCTGTCCGTTATATTGAAGAGCTGGTCGACGAAACATTGCAAACTCGCATTGCAGAGTCAGTGATGGAATTTTTTGAGGATCAAGGAACCCTTGTGATAGCTACAGGCGATGCACAGCCCGCGAAGTACTCGGACGGATTTTTTGTTTACGCTGAACGAGCCCTGAGGATGGGATGGAATGTGGAAGTAGTATCATGGAAGATTAGTCTGTCCTCTCACTGGAACAAACCAGGCTGGGCTGAGCATTGGGGTGGCCGGTTTCGAGTTGTCGAACTAGATGATTACATCGATCTTCTCCTAGTATGA
- a CDS encoding CBS domain-containing protein (similar to Colletotrichum gloeosporioides Nara gc5 XP_007285863.1) — MDASSNTVQGKPEGPGDPVSSGQAASDLSQSVGSSRDGQPQRTPSLSNMNKSSHRQSFADNLRNAPSSPRHRHPSFTQAAVQELLNHPPSGQRHANHMFAGREWGEITVGELVSSDDVKWVELDSSVEEATLTLLKSKTNVVLVRESSSASTALAVFDYSDLNAYLLVVVGLSKPEPHQIELYNDIMLNAREGKVISLRQIQPLCRQEPLVGVPSSDNLSQAIEILGSGIHRLLVTSPHGAVVGVMSQLRMVDFFWNEGVNFPEVDRLYPVMLRDLGVGAQQVISVNSDAPLSEALTLMNDEGLTSVAVVDNGQNVVGNISTKDIRHLTSASSAPLLDGSCMHFISVILNERGVEKGRDAFPVFFVNTYSTLAHTVAKLVATRSHRMWVVESASPSPSSPATPLLGPQVMAGTPQTLNTASTGPAPSSAVPASAMPGARLSGKLSGVISLTDVLNIFAKFTGLHPTDPGEQRARRRRSSSSSIRPSLDSARQSLDFRR; from the exons ATGGATGCTTCGTCTAATACAGTTCAAGGCAAGCCAGAGGGACCAGGAGATCCAGTTTCCTCAGGGCAAGCTGCCTCGGACCTGAGTCAGTCTGTCGGCTCCAGCCGTGATGGCCAGCCGCAAAGAACACCATCACTGAGCAACATGAACAAGTCCTCACACCGCCAAAGTTTTGCAGATAATCTTCGGAATGCTCCTTCATCGCCCCGTCATCGACACCCTTCCTTCACCCAGGCGGCAGTTCAAGAACTATTgaaccatccaccatccGGGCAACGGCATGCAAACCACATGTTCGCTGGAAGAGAGTGGGGTGAGATCACCGTCGGAGAATTGGTATCATCAGATGACGTGAAGTGGGTTGAGTTGGACAGCAGCGTAGAGGAAGCCACCTTG ACATTACTGAAGAGCAAAACAaatgttgttcttgtgagAGAATCAAGCTCGGCTTCTACTGCACTAGCGGTTTTCGATTATTCGGATCTCAATGCTTATCTTCTAGTAGTTGTTGGCCTCTCAAAACCAGAACCACATCAAATCGAGCTGTATAATGATATTATGCTCAACGCTCGGGAAGGAAAAGTTATTTCACTGCGCCAAATACAACCCCTGTGTAGGCAGGAGCCGCTCGTTGGAGTTCCATCTAGTGATAATTTGTCCCAGGCTATCGAGATACTGGGTAGCGGAATTCATCGTCTACTCGTTACTAGTCCACACGGCGCAGTGGTAGGCGTAATGAGTCAGCTTCGGATGGTTGACTTCTTCTGGAATGAAGGCGTCAACTTCCCTGAAGTTGATCGCTTATATCCCGTCATGTTACGAGACTTGGGTGTAGGAGCCCAACAAGTCATCTCTGTCAA CTCGGATGCTCCTCTTTCGGAGGCTCTGACTCTCATGAATGATGAAGGCTTGACTAGTGTGGCAGTAGTTGACAACGGACAAAACGTTGTTGGAAATATCTCAACCAAGGACATTCGGCATCTCACATCTGCATCTAGTGCTCCGCTACTCGACGGATCTTGTATGCATTTCATATCCGTTATATTGAATGAGCGAGGCGTTGAAAAAGGCCGTGACGCCTTCCCAGTCTTTTTCGTCAACACGTACTCTACTCTTGCGCACACTGTTGCCAAACTGGTGGCTACCAGGTCTCACCGCATGTGGGTTGTGGAgtctgcatcaccatcaccgtcTAGTCCAGCTACTCCGTTATTGGGGCCGCAGGTCATGGCCGGGACACCCCAAACCTTGAACACAGCGTCTACAGGGCCTGCTCCTTCCAGCGCAGTGCCTGCTTCTGCGATGCCGGGGGCACGCCTCTCTGGGAAGTTGAGTGGTGTGATTTCTTTGACTGACGTTCTCAATATTTTCGCAAAGTTTACTGGCCTGCATCCTACCGACCCTGGGGAGCAACGAGCAcggcggcgaagaagctCGAGCAGCTCAATTCGCCCTAGCCTAGACTCTGCAAGGCAGAGCCTTGACTTTCGTCGATAA
- a CDS encoding importin beta-3 subunit (similar to Coccidioides immitis RS XP_001244573.1) has product MSLLSADVHAELTQLLQALQSADNATRSQAEEHLQNNWTNNRPEVLLMGLAEQIQGAGDNAARSFAAVIFRRIASKTRKVESGNNVDIFYSLAKDQAAVIRQKLLETLGTEPDRTVRNKISDAVAEVARQYTDNNDSWPELLGALFQLSQAAEVEKRENAFRVFKTTPGIIERQHEETVLQAFQKGFKDDAVMVRLAAMEAFASFFSTIKKKSQMKYYALIPDVLNVLPPIKDSQDSEDLSKALLALIDLAETAPKMFKQLFQNLVQFSISVIQDKELDSICRQNALELMATFADYAPSMCRKDPSYTNDMITQCLSLMTDLGEEDDDATEWLASDDLDQDESDQNHVAGEQTMDRLANKLGGQTILAPTFNWLPRMMNSMAWRDRHAALMAISAISEGCRELMIGELSQVLDLVIPALQDPHPRVRWAGCNALGQMSTDFAPKMQTDFYDRVLKAVVPVLNSPEARVKSHAAAALVNFCEEAEKSILEPYLDDLLSHLFQLLQSDKRYVQEQALSTIATIADAAQAAFSKYYDTLMPLLVNVLQNQSEKEYRLLRGKAMECATLIALAVGRERLGQDAMTLVNLLANIQTNITDSDDPQAQYLMHCWGRMCRVLGSDFIPFLDSVMPPLLELAMAKADIQLLDDDEQAEQMNGEDGWEFVPLKGKMIGIRTSTMDDKHMAIELLVVYAQVLEAAFAPFVANIMEKIALPGLAFFFHDPVRYISAKLVPQLLSSYKKAYGCPSNELAGLWAATVDKLLEVLSAEPSIETLAEMYQCFYESVEVVGKDCLTSAHMNGFIDSVHSTIEDYQTRVTQRAEEKAGATADDVEDEAEEIEREIEDDQTLLSDMNKAFHSIFKNHGAAFLPAWERLMSTYEGFLSSTDPTQRQWGLCILDDVLEYCGPESNRYANYITQPLIDGCRDPSAAIRQAAAYGIGVAARYGGAPWTQFLGGSIPYLFQVTQVPEARNDENVYATENACAAIAKILHYNAGNVGDVQAVVAQWIETLPVINDEEAAPYAYAYLAELIDQRHPVVMNQAGKIFLFVAQALEAEALQGQTASRVASATKALLTTTSVDPMPLLSQFSPDAQQTIMGYFN; this is encoded by the exons atgtctCTTCTTTCCGCCGACGTCCACGCCGAGCTCACCCAGTTGCTCCAAGCCCTCCAGTCAGCCGACAATGCTACTCGATCTCAGGCTGAAGAGCATCTTCAGAACAACTGGACCAACAACCGGCCAGAAGTCCTCTTAATGGGACTTGCCGAACAGATACAAGGCGCCGGAGACAACGCC GCACGATCGTTCGCTGCTGTTATATTTCGCCGAATAGCCTCCAAGACCCGTAAAGTTGAATCGGGAAACAACGTGGATATATTTTACTCTTTGGCCAAAGACCAGGCCGCAGTCATTCGCCAAAAACTCCTCGAAACCCTCGGAACTGAGCCGGACCGAACCGTCCGCAACAAGATTAGTGATGCAGTTGCAGAGGTAGCCCGGCAATACACAGATAACA ACGATTCCTGGCCCGAACTTCTAGGAGCACTCTTCCAACTTAGCCAGGCAGCGGAGGTAGAGAAGCGAGAGAACGCGTTTCGAGTTTTCAAGACAACCCCGGGAATTATCGAGCGACAGCACGAGGAAACCGTGCTACAAGCTTTCCAAAAAGGATTCAAGGACGACGCAGTTATG GTGCGTCTTGCTGCTATGGAGGCATTCGCATCATTTTTCAGCACCATCAAAAAAAAATCTCAGATGAAGTACTATGCTCTGATTCCGGACGTGCTTAATGTGCTGCCGCCCATCAAAGATTCACAGGATTCGGAGGACTTGAGCAAAGCCCTTCTGGCTTTGATTGATTTAGCGGAGACTGCTCCAAAGATGTTTAAACAACTCTTCCAAAACCTAGTCCAGTTCAGCATTTCGGTCATTCAGGACAAGGAGTTGGATAGTATTTGCCGTCAGAATGCTCTCGAATTAATGGCGACCTTTGCCGACTACGCGCCGTCCATGTGTCGAAAAGATCCTTCCTACACCAACGATATGATCACTCAATGCCTTAGCTTGATGACTGATTtaggcgaggaagacgatgatgctACGGAATGGCTAGCTTCGGACGAT CTTGACCAAGACGAAAGCGATCAAAACCACGTAGCTGGTGAACAAACCATGGATCGCCTAGCGAACAAACTTGGAGGGCAGACTATTCTCGCCCCAACCTTTAATTGGCtgccgaggatgatgaattcGATGGCATGGAGAGATCGTCACGCGGCTCTAATGGCCATATCTGCCATATCAGAAGGTTGCCGTGAGCTCATGATCGGTGAACTGAGCCAGGTGTTAGATTTGGTTATTCCTGCTCTGCAAGATCCACACCCCCGCGTTCGTTGGGCAGGCTGCAACGCGCTTGGGCAAATGAGCACTGACTTTGCTCCCAAAATGCAAACAGACTTTTACGATCGAGTTTTGAAAGCCGTTGTGCCGGTTTTGAACTCACCGGAAGCTAGAGTCAAGTCACATGCTGCCGCCGCTCTGGTCAACTTCTGCGAAGAGGCTGAGAAGTCTATCTTGGAGCCGTATTTGGATGATTTGCTATCTCATctcttccagctcctccagaGCGATAAGCGCTATGTGCAGGAGCAGGCTCTGTCCACCATTGCAACCATCGCCGACGCTGCGCAAGCGGCATTCTCGAAGTACTACGACACCTTGATGCCACTTCTGGTCAATGTGCTTCAAAATCAGAGTGAAAAAGAGTACAGACTCCTTCGAGGCAAAGCCATGGAGTGCGCTACTCTCATTGCTCTAGCTGTAGGCCGGGAGCGACTTGGCCAGGATGCAATGACTCTTGTCAACTTACTCGCCAACATTCAGACTAATATCACCGACTCAGACGACCCGCAGGCGCAATATCTCATGCATTGTTGGGGCAGGATGTGCCGAGTACTTGGCTCCGATTTTATCCCGTTCTTGGACAGTGTTATGCCTCCCTTGCTGGAGCTAGCTATGGCAAAGGCGGATATTCAGCTacttgatgacgatgagcagGCTGAACAAATGAACGGGGAAGACGGCTGGGAATTCGTCCCTCTTAAGGGTAAGATGATTGGTATTCGAACGAGCACCATGGATGATAAACACATGGCAATTGAATTGCTTGTCGTTTATGCACAGGTCCTGGAAGCGGCATTCGCCCCATTCGTCGCGAACATCATGGAAAAGATAGCACTCCCAGGtctggccttcttcttccacgatCCCGTTCGGTATATCTCAGCAAAACTGGTCCCTCAACTTCTAAGTTCGTACAAGAAGGCATATGGATGCCCTTCCAACGAGCTCGCTGGTCTTTGGGCAGCGACAGTCGACAAACTTCTCGAGGTACTCAGTGCTGAGCCATCCATTGAGACTCTGGCTGAGATGTACCAATGTTTCTACGAATCTGTAGAAGTGGTTGGAAAAGATTGCCTCACGTCTGCCCATATGAACGGCTTCATTGACTCCGTGCACTCTACAATTGAGGactaccagaccagagtgACTCAGCGGGCAGAGGAGAAGGCAGGGGCAACAGCGGATGATGTCGAAGATGAAGCAGAGGAAATTGAAAGAGAAATTGAAGATGATCAGACATTATTGTCTGACATGAACAAAGCATTCCATTCTATCTTCAAAAATCATGGTGCGGCGTTCCTCCCTGCATGGGAGCGACTGATGTCCACATACGAGGGCTTCCTATCTTCGACAGACCCCACCCAAAGACAATGGGGTCTTTGCATTTTGGACGATGTGCTCGAGTACTGCGGACCTGAGAGCAATCGGTACGCCAATTACATAACGCAACCTCTGATCGATGGCTGTCGTGACCCATCCGCAGCCATTCGGCAAGCTGCCGCGTACGGTATTGGCGTCGCAGCTCGTTACGGAGGAGCACCTTGGACGCAGTTCTTGGGCGGGTCAATACCCTACCTATTCCAGGTTACCCAAGTACCGGAGGCACGAAATGACGAAAACGTGTACGCCACGGAGAACGCATGTGCGGCGATTGCCAAGATCCTGCACTACAATGCTGGCAACGTCGGAGACGTTCAGGCAGTCGTGGCGCAATGGATTGAAACACTCCCTGTCATcaacgatgaagaagctgcccCATATGCCTATGCATATCTTGCCGAGTTAATTGACCA GCGCCATCCCGTGGTTATGAATCAAGCGGGCAAGATTTTCCTATTTGTTGCACAAGCCCTAGAGGCAGAAGCCCTTCAAGGACAGACGGCTAGTCGGGTTGCTTCCGCCACGAAGGCACTGCTTACAACGACAAGTGTCGATCCAATGCCGCTCCTGAGTCAATTCTCGCCAGATGCACAACAAACGATAATGGGATATTTCAATTAA